Proteins co-encoded in one Deinococcus carri genomic window:
- a CDS encoding DinB family protein, whose product MNVREYYAYLTAAREQLWNFLRALPAADLDRSLIDGDRFHNIKDLLLHVVDVEDHWVHAIALGGGVAERYPHDWVRPRAEQYDLGWIIRYGQEVGGQTRALLDTAPDLSRPVKLVQDDPASDTVTLDQLLWHVMTHEVRHTAQIALLIRQLGHTPPWLDYLRFVRPQPMQPTPEADATGEDGAGEDL is encoded by the coding sequence ATGAACGTCCGCGAGTACTACGCCTACCTGACTGCGGCGCGTGAGCAGCTCTGGAACTTCCTGCGGGCGCTTCCGGCGGCTGACCTGGACCGGTCCCTGATCGACGGGGACCGTTTCCACAACATCAAGGACCTGCTGCTGCATGTCGTGGACGTGGAGGATCACTGGGTCCACGCCATCGCGCTGGGGGGCGGCGTGGCGGAACGTTATCCGCATGACTGGGTGCGCCCCCGCGCCGAGCAGTACGACCTGGGCTGGATTATCCGCTACGGCCAGGAGGTCGGGGGGCAGACCCGCGCCCTGCTGGACACCGCTCCCGACCTCTCCCGCCCGGTCAAGCTGGTGCAGGACGATCCCGCCAGCGACACCGTCACCCTGGACCAGCTCCTGTGGCATGTGATGACCCACGAGGTCCGTCACACCGCCCAGATCGCGCTGCTGATCCGGCAGCTCGGGCATACGCCGCCCTGGCTGGACTACCTGCGCTTCGTGCGGCCCCAGCCCATGCAGCCCACACCCGAGGCAGATGCAACGGGTGAGGACGGCGCAGGCGAGGACCTGTAG
- a CDS encoding hemolysin family protein: MGNPLLEFGILVLLLIINGFFSGSELGVVSAKRSRLEAAAARGERGAAAAVRLTEQPGTFLATVQIGITLIGTISAVFAGGSLTGYLEPLLRPVFGASAGSAASIAVVLLVTFLSLVLGELAPKGIALRNPEALATRVAPFFTVLSKVARPVVWLLEMTASGLLRLLGMREEAREVVTEEDVRAVVLQAAESGSLEETETERIASVLRFNDRRVRDLMTPRTEAVTLDLLAPTGTLVETVLAQEHDRYAVRDASGEVVGQVAVTDVLRALHTGSPLADFVRPAAFIPEAAWAEDALTRLEREGHQRLAVVVDEYGDFSGVLSISDLLAELAGMEGLNDEDQIVRREDGSFLVSGSLPMHELRQSLPLPLLPREEFSTLAGYVLDVLGEFPQVGTVTGVEGWQIEVLDVDGARVDRLLVRPPQDLHLPWTGAEA, encoded by the coding sequence GTGGGCAATCCCTTGCTGGAATTCGGCATCCTGGTGCTGCTGCTGATCATCAACGGTTTCTTTTCCGGCTCGGAGCTGGGCGTGGTGTCGGCCAAGCGTTCGCGGCTGGAGGCGGCGGCGGCGCGCGGTGAGCGGGGGGCGGCGGCGGCGGTGCGGCTCACCGAGCAACCCGGCACCTTCCTGGCGACCGTGCAGATCGGCATCACGCTGATCGGCACCATCAGCGCGGTGTTCGCGGGCGGCAGCCTCACGGGCTACCTGGAACCGCTGCTGCGCCCGGTGTTCGGGGCCTCGGCAGGGTCGGCGGCGAGCATCGCGGTGGTGCTGCTGGTCACCTTCCTGTCGCTGGTGCTGGGCGAACTCGCGCCCAAGGGCATCGCGCTGCGCAACCCCGAGGCTCTCGCCACGCGCGTCGCGCCCTTTTTCACGGTGCTTTCGAAGGTGGCGCGCCCCGTGGTCTGGCTGCTGGAAATGACGGCCAGCGGGCTGCTGCGGCTGCTGGGGATGCGGGAGGAGGCGCGCGAGGTGGTCACCGAGGAGGACGTCCGGGCGGTCGTGCTGCAGGCGGCCGAGAGCGGCAGCCTGGAGGAGACGGAAACCGAGCGCATCGCCTCGGTGCTGCGCTTCAACGACCGCCGGGTCCGCGACCTGATGACGCCCCGCACCGAGGCCGTGACCCTGGACCTGCTGGCCCCCACCGGGACGCTGGTCGAGACGGTGCTGGCCCAGGAACACGACCGCTACGCCGTGCGCGACGCCTCGGGCGAGGTGGTCGGCCAGGTCGCGGTGACGGACGTGCTGCGGGCGCTGCATACCGGCTCCCCACTGGCCGACTTCGTGCGGCCCGCCGCCTTCATTCCGGAAGCCGCCTGGGCCGAGGACGCGCTGACCCGCCTGGAACGCGAGGGCCACCAGCGGCTGGCGGTGGTGGTGGACGAGTACGGCGACTTCAGCGGCGTGCTGTCGATCAGCGACCTGCTGGCAGAACTCGCGGGCATGGAGGGACTGAACGACGAGGATCAGATCGTGCGCCGCGAGGACGGCTCGTTCCTGGTGAGCGGCAGCCTGCCCATGCACGAGCTGCGCCAGAGCCTGCCCCTGCCCCTGCTGCCCCGCGAGGAGTTCAGCACCCTGGCGGGCTACGTGCTGGACGTGCTGGGGGAGTTTCCCCAGGTCGGCACCGTCACCGGGGTGGAGGGCTGGCAGATCGAGGTTCTGGACGTGGACGGCGCGCGGGTCGACCGCCTGCTGGTGCGCCCGCCCCAGGACCTGCACCTGCCCTGGACGGGCGCGGAGGCTTAA